The proteins below come from a single Nocardiopsis gilva YIM 90087 genomic window:
- a CDS encoding FAD/NAD(P)-binding protein encodes MFDLAIIGGGAAGASLLVHLLNAADDAEPRIRSVAVVDPGEPGRGLAFARPEPYVLCNTSVAVNTVNPTDPAHFERWLRSHPDRCHQWGWTCTDVHPSAFVPRGLYSDYLADQLHAALRRGRQRGIGVDHIRACATSIHTEDSGTVIHTPRGRTIRARRAVVCSGLGTSSATAHREAAADGLLRAVYDIPSYREFVPATGTVVVLGTRQSAVDAALLVAGTQPDVRIAMMSPSGRFPAARTSMVEVPGEWFTTDHLLAAGSAAPGELVRRWAMLLRAEGAPHAAVERAPRHADLDGVDLLADDLARTTAGRQAWEIVVPNALTVANEVWPTMAPAQRAAIRQAFTGLLRRYAAALPARNAERICHLAEEGRLWVTRGPRRWRRTRRHLEFEDAEGRVIRADRAVDATGLTAFGRVRGLAVEGRSLQAAAAAVDPVSLEAAPGIHLLGPPLGDTFAVNNYANATHRQAARLAEHLTAGNDANRYRGAQAW; translated from the coding sequence GTGTTCGATCTCGCCATCATCGGCGGTGGTGCGGCCGGCGCGTCCCTGCTGGTGCACCTGCTCAATGCGGCCGACGACGCGGAACCACGGATACGGTCGGTGGCCGTTGTCGATCCGGGAGAGCCGGGGCGCGGCCTCGCGTTCGCGCGACCGGAGCCGTATGTGCTGTGCAACACCAGCGTGGCGGTCAATACCGTCAACCCGACCGATCCGGCCCACTTCGAGCGCTGGCTGCGAAGTCACCCGGACCGATGTCACCAGTGGGGTTGGACCTGCACGGATGTGCACCCCTCCGCGTTTGTCCCGCGCGGGCTGTACTCCGATTACCTGGCCGATCAGCTGCACGCAGCGCTGCGGCGCGGGCGGCAGCGCGGAATCGGTGTGGACCACATCCGGGCATGCGCGACCTCGATCCATACCGAGGACTCCGGGACGGTCATCCACACGCCGCGGGGCCGCACGATCAGGGCCCGCCGAGCCGTGGTCTGCTCCGGCCTGGGCACATCCTCGGCCACCGCACACCGGGAAGCCGCCGCTGACGGCCTCCTGCGAGCGGTATACGACATCCCGTCCTATCGCGAGTTCGTCCCCGCCACCGGCACCGTGGTCGTGCTGGGAACGCGCCAAAGCGCGGTGGATGCCGCGTTACTGGTCGCCGGGACCCAGCCGGACGTCCGCATCGCGATGATGTCACCCTCCGGACGGTTCCCCGCCGCACGCACCTCGATGGTGGAAGTACCCGGCGAATGGTTCACCACGGACCACCTGCTCGCCGCCGGGTCCGCCGCACCCGGCGAACTCGTCCGCCGCTGGGCGATGCTGCTGCGCGCCGAGGGGGCTCCCCACGCCGCGGTCGAGCGAGCTCCACGGCACGCCGACCTGGACGGCGTCGATCTGCTCGCCGACGACCTGGCCCGGACCACGGCCGGTCGGCAGGCGTGGGAGATCGTCGTCCCGAACGCACTGACCGTGGCCAACGAGGTGTGGCCGACCATGGCGCCCGCTCAGCGAGCCGCGATCAGGCAGGCCTTCACCGGACTGCTGCGCCGCTACGCGGCCGCGCTCCCCGCCCGCAACGCCGAACGGATCTGCCACCTGGCCGAGGAGGGGCGGCTCTGGGTCACGCGCGGGCCGCGGCGCTGGCGGAGGACACGGCGCCATCTGGAGTTCGAGGACGCCGAGGGCCGGGTCATCCGAGCGGACCGCGCGGTCGACGCCACCGGGCTCACCGCCTTCGGCCGCGTGCGCGGCCTCGCGGTGGAGGGACGGAGCCTACAGGCGGCCGCTGCGGCCGTGGACCCGGTCTCGCTCGAGGCCGCACCCGGAATCCATCTGCTGGGACCTCCACTCGGCGACACATTCGCCGTGAACAACTACGCGAACGCCACCCACCGGCAAGCCGCCCGGCTGGCCGAACACCTCACGGCCGGCAACGACGCGAACCGCTACCGAGGAGCACAGGCATGGTGA
- a CDS encoding AzlD domain-containing protein produces the protein MSWTALLSACAACLALKMAGFFLPQAWMQHARVRWLTEAVPIVLLSALIATQVFATDQRIGVDERVVGLAAAGVALWLRAPFLVVLVTGAAVTALVRAAVG, from the coding sequence ATGAGCTGGACAGCCCTGCTCAGCGCCTGCGCTGCATGCTTGGCGCTGAAGATGGCCGGCTTCTTCCTCCCCCAGGCCTGGATGCAGCACGCGCGGGTCCGCTGGCTCACCGAAGCCGTTCCGATCGTCCTGCTCAGTGCACTGATCGCCACTCAGGTGTTCGCCACCGACCAGCGGATCGGTGTCGACGAGCGCGTCGTCGGGTTGGCGGCCGCCGGTGTGGCTCTGTGGCTGCGGGCGCCGTTCCTCGTCGTGCTGGTCACCGGCGCGGCTGTGACCGCGCTCGTACGGGCCGCGGTCGGATAG
- a CDS encoding PEP/pyruvate-binding domain-containing protein: MNNVTSLTEIDASVIALVGGKATGLGEMVAMGERVPPGFCLTTAAYTSGELPEAEIVDAYERMGGGRVAVRSSATAEDLPDASFAGQQDTVLNVEGTAELIAAVRRCWDSLYSERAVAYREANGIPHESVHMAVVVQRMVNAREAGVLFTANPLTGSRSEMVVDAAPGLGTAVVDGTVDADHYVLSRTGPIGQENGCLGPAQLDELREAGERLQEHFGSPQDVEFAFDGDGTLWLLQSRAVTTLFPLPDPTDQPQPRLYLEVGNIQGMLRPFTRMGVSAMMVMLAQWCRHYGIKIDPYSSSSPVVVIGGRLYMDLTDFMHSKLTRDDLPEVVAIYGARVRSAIEQMLNDPRFAPRRRLPFSPSSALKVTLRLASPMVVGMTHAIARPQVARAQAFRGVEEVRRASRGPAEPATAAERLRFVTETSAGMILSPGLLKTFGPTMAGILLSVVPSTLLKGIAAEGEVETTLGGMPHNVTTEMDLALWRLAENATEHRELLLTTPPEELAARYREGTLPDIGLAAFLEVYGHRAAGEVDIGVPRWGEDPSPLFATIANYLRLDDPEQAPERRFERAAAKAEAMIEELSRRARRRRPVRGRIASVLMRRSRELTGLRELIKFTWLIPYYEMRKQLLLVGEDLVARGQLERPDDIMFLDLREAHAAVHEGADHRKLVEERRAVHERELRRPSVPAAMLSDGTDVESNAPPSPVEEGALVGLGAAPGMATGRARVIRDPAGAHIEPGEILVAPTTDPGWTPLFMTAGGLVTETGSPIAHGPTVAREYGIPAVICVRDATRQIETGQLITIDGATGTVITEGETVEARV; encoded by the coding sequence ATGAACAACGTGACCAGCCTGACTGAGATCGACGCCAGCGTGATCGCGCTGGTGGGCGGTAAGGCCACCGGACTCGGTGAGATGGTCGCGATGGGCGAACGCGTGCCCCCGGGCTTCTGCCTGACGACCGCGGCCTACACCTCGGGAGAGCTCCCGGAAGCCGAGATCGTCGACGCCTACGAACGAATGGGCGGCGGGCGCGTGGCGGTGCGGTCCAGTGCCACCGCCGAGGACCTCCCCGATGCCAGCTTCGCCGGCCAGCAGGACACCGTTCTCAACGTCGAGGGCACTGCCGAGCTGATCGCTGCGGTGCGTCGATGCTGGGACTCGCTGTACTCGGAGCGCGCCGTCGCCTACCGCGAGGCCAACGGCATCCCGCACGAGAGCGTGCACATGGCGGTCGTCGTCCAGCGCATGGTCAACGCCCGCGAGGCCGGAGTCCTGTTCACCGCCAATCCGCTCACGGGAAGCCGCTCCGAAATGGTCGTCGACGCCGCCCCCGGCCTGGGGACCGCGGTGGTCGACGGCACTGTCGACGCCGACCACTATGTCCTGAGCCGCACGGGGCCGATCGGCCAAGAGAATGGCTGCCTGGGCCCCGCCCAGCTCGACGAACTCCGCGAAGCCGGGGAGCGCCTCCAGGAGCACTTTGGTTCGCCGCAGGACGTGGAGTTCGCGTTCGACGGCGACGGCACCCTCTGGCTGCTGCAGTCGCGCGCCGTCACCACACTCTTTCCACTACCTGACCCCACCGATCAACCACAGCCCCGCCTGTACCTAGAGGTCGGCAATATCCAGGGCATGCTCCGCCCATTCACCCGTATGGGCGTGTCGGCGATGATGGTGATGCTGGCGCAGTGGTGTCGCCACTACGGCATCAAGATCGATCCGTATAGCAGCTCCTCACCTGTGGTCGTCATCGGCGGACGGCTCTACATGGACCTGACCGACTTCATGCACAGCAAGCTGACCCGAGACGATCTGCCCGAGGTCGTGGCGATATACGGTGCACGGGTTCGGTCGGCAATCGAGCAGATGCTCAACGATCCGCGCTTCGCCCCGCGCCGACGGCTGCCCTTCTCACCGAGCAGCGCGCTCAAGGTGACACTGCGGCTCGCGTCTCCCATGGTCGTCGGCATGACGCACGCCATCGCCCGCCCGCAGGTGGCGCGCGCCCAAGCGTTCCGCGGCGTCGAAGAGGTCAGGCGCGCGAGCCGGGGACCCGCGGAACCGGCCACCGCCGCCGAGCGGCTGCGCTTCGTCACGGAGACGTCAGCCGGCATGATCCTCAGCCCGGGGTTGTTGAAGACCTTTGGGCCCACGATGGCCGGGATTCTCCTGTCGGTGGTGCCCTCGACGCTGCTCAAGGGCATCGCCGCCGAAGGAGAGGTGGAGACCACCCTGGGCGGGATGCCGCACAACGTCACCACGGAGATGGACCTGGCCCTGTGGCGGCTGGCCGAGAACGCGACGGAGCACCGCGAGCTGCTCCTGACCACCCCACCCGAGGAACTCGCGGCCAGGTACCGCGAGGGCACACTGCCCGACATCGGGCTGGCCGCGTTCCTGGAGGTATACGGTCACCGCGCCGCAGGCGAAGTCGACATCGGTGTCCCGCGTTGGGGAGAGGACCCCTCGCCGCTGTTCGCGACGATCGCGAACTACCTGCGGCTCGACGACCCCGAGCAGGCCCCTGAACGCCGATTCGAGCGGGCGGCGGCGAAGGCCGAGGCCATGATCGAGGAGCTGTCCCGGCGGGCACGGCGTCGGCGCCCCGTACGCGGCCGCATCGCCTCCGTCCTCATGCGCCGCTCACGCGAGCTCACCGGCCTGCGCGAGCTCATCAAGTTCACCTGGCTGATCCCGTACTACGAGATGCGCAAGCAGCTGCTGCTGGTCGGGGAGGATCTCGTCGCGCGCGGCCAGCTCGAGCGCCCCGACGACATCATGTTCCTGGATCTGCGTGAGGCGCACGCCGCTGTGCACGAGGGAGCCGACCACCGGAAACTGGTCGAGGAGCGCCGGGCGGTTCATGAACGTGAACTGCGGCGTCCCAGCGTCCCGGCCGCCATGCTGTCCGACGGCACCGACGTCGAGTCCAACGCGCCGCCTTCGCCGGTCGAGGAAGGGGCACTGGTCGGGCTGGGCGCGGCACCCGGCATGGCGACCGGCAGGGCACGGGTGATCCGCGACCCGGCCGGGGCCCACATCGAGCCGGGGGAGATCCTCGTGGCCCCGACCACCGACCCCGGCTGGACCCCGCTCTTCATGACGGCCGGCGGCCTGGTGACCGAGACCGGCTCACCCATCGCCCACGGCCCGACGGTGGCACGTGAGTACGGCATCCCGGCGGTCATCTGCGTCCGTGACGCCACCAGGCAGATCGAGACCGGTCAGCTGATCACGATCGACGGAGCGACCGGCACCGTGATCACAGAAGGGGAAACAGTGGAGGCGCGAGTGTGA
- a CDS encoding pyridoxal-phosphate dependent enzyme: MTATTLDRVDGFGRLVSDTPTTRLDITINDIPRTLRLKLDGHNIGGSIKARTAYGLVRDLAQRGRLEPDTEIVESTSGNLGIALALLGKYLGVRVTTVVDPLITDGALRRLRELGARVEMVHERDNNGGYLLSRLGRVRQLLDSDPRRVWTDQYNNPANPRIHEMTTGPEMRERGALDLDAVFLAISTGGTLAGVSADMKQASPSTAVVAVDIDGSIAYRGTAAPRRVSGIGASRRSTFLDDWMIDDFRSVTLAEMAASCRAMLEEHGLYLGASSGAVLAACLRYLADTPDARDVCCLCPDLGEKYASTIYNTAWLRSAGCSEEALSNHWLPVRASG; this comes from the coding sequence GTGACCGCCACGACACTGGACCGTGTCGACGGCTTCGGTCGGTTGGTGAGCGACACACCGACCACCCGCCTGGACATCACCATCAACGACATTCCGCGCACGCTTCGGCTCAAGCTGGACGGACACAACATCGGGGGTTCCATCAAGGCACGTACCGCCTACGGGCTGGTACGCGACCTCGCCCAGCGTGGGCGCCTGGAGCCGGACACCGAGATCGTCGAATCCACGTCGGGAAACCTGGGAATCGCGCTCGCCCTGCTCGGCAAATATCTCGGCGTCCGCGTTACGACGGTGGTCGACCCCCTGATCACCGACGGGGCACTGCGCCGACTACGTGAACTCGGCGCGCGCGTCGAAATGGTGCACGAGCGAGACAATAATGGCGGCTACCTGCTCAGCCGTTTGGGCCGTGTCCGCCAACTACTCGACAGCGACCCACGACGCGTATGGACCGACCAGTACAACAATCCCGCCAATCCCCGCATTCACGAGATGACCACCGGACCCGAGATGAGGGAGCGGGGCGCCCTCGACCTCGACGCGGTATTTCTGGCGATTTCCACCGGCGGCACACTGGCCGGAGTCAGCGCCGACATGAAGCAGGCCAGCCCCTCCACCGCTGTCGTCGCGGTAGATATCGATGGATCGATTGCGTATCGTGGAACGGCAGCGCCACGCAGAGTGAGTGGAATCGGTGCCAGTCGGCGCTCCACATTCCTCGACGACTGGATGATCGATGATTTCCGCTCGGTCACGTTGGCCGAAATGGCCGCCTCGTGCCGGGCCATGCTCGAGGAGCACGGACTTTACCTGGGTGCCTCGTCAGGTGCTGTGCTGGCCGCGTGCCTCCGGTATCTGGCCGACACCCCGGATGCTCGGGACGTCTGCTGCCTGTGCCCCGATCTTGGGGAGAAATATGCGAGCACCATCTACAACACGGCGTGGTTGCGCTCCGCCGGATGCTCGGAGGAGGCACTCAGCAATCATTGGCTTCCCGTCCGCGCGAGTGGCTAG
- a CDS encoding DUF2000 domain-containing protein: MNSSEPAVFTDYKFVVALKAKLDSGVALNAASHLALGLVAQAARSGDDQLAHMSFLDFADSDGGSHSPLSGLSLAVLQGRPAWLRRLRNDFIAADVCFTDFTSDMTGDTYREQLDRMAQTPEEELDYYGVAAFGKKEIIDPLTKKFSLWR, from the coding sequence ATGAATTCATCTGAACCTGCGGTCTTCACCGACTACAAGTTCGTCGTGGCCCTGAAGGCCAAGCTGGATTCGGGGGTCGCGCTCAACGCAGCCAGCCACCTCGCTCTGGGGCTGGTGGCGCAAGCCGCACGCAGCGGCGACGATCAGCTCGCGCACATGTCCTTCCTCGACTTCGCCGACTCCGACGGCGGCAGCCACAGCCCGCTCTCCGGGCTGTCGCTGGCCGTCCTGCAGGGCCGCCCCGCATGGCTGCGCCGCCTGCGCAATGACTTCATCGCCGCCGACGTGTGCTTCACCGACTTCACTTCCGATATGACCGGTGACACCTACCGCGAACAGCTGGACCGCATGGCCCAGACTCCCGAGGAAGAACTGGACTACTACGGCGTCGCGGCGTTCGGAAAGAAAGAGATCATCGATCCGCTGACCAAGAAGTTCTCCCTGTGGCGGTAA
- a CDS encoding MmcQ/YjbR family DNA-binding protein encodes MATWEDVARIALGLPETTEGTSYGSPAWTVKGKKFTWERPLRKADIAALGDAAPEGAVLAVRVPDAGVKESLVATDPDVYFTTPHFDGYPIILVQLDRIPVPELEELLVEAWLDQAPKRLAEEYLGETH; translated from the coding sequence ATGGCGACGTGGGAGGACGTGGCGCGCATCGCGCTTGGGCTACCGGAAACGACCGAGGGAACCTCCTACGGGTCCCCCGCGTGGACGGTCAAGGGCAAGAAATTCACTTGGGAACGACCCCTGAGGAAGGCCGATATCGCGGCATTGGGGGACGCCGCCCCCGAGGGAGCTGTCCTGGCGGTGCGCGTGCCGGACGCCGGAGTCAAGGAATCGCTCGTGGCGACAGACCCCGATGTGTACTTCACGACACCGCACTTCGACGGGTACCCGATCATCCTCGTGCAGCTGGACCGCATACCCGTGCCCGAGCTGGAGGAACTACTGGTCGAGGCATGGCTCGACCAGGCACCCAAGCGACTGGCGGAGGAGTACCTAGGCGAAACGCACTGA
- a CDS encoding AzlC family ABC transporter permease — translation MISVVEESDTSRGPGRTVVRDASALALAVAAYGVSYGTLATSSGLGIWQTQALSLLMYSGASQFGLVGVLSAGGSGGTAGVTAVLLGSRNLFYSFGLATSLRGAGRRWLLPAAHLVSDESAAMAMAQAPGAHRRFAFWTTGLLVFGSWNLGTLLGSVAGSLLVDPEALGLDVAAATAFLALVAPRLREAGNAVLALASAVCAVVLIPVLPSGLPVVVTALIVLTVAGLLPRRLPDASEQQSAPPTKEQEHSR, via the coding sequence GTGATCTCCGTGGTGGAGGAGTCAGACACGTCTCGGGGCCCAGGCCGCACGGTGGTACGCGACGCGTCCGCCCTTGCCCTGGCCGTGGCCGCCTACGGCGTTTCGTACGGGACACTGGCGACGAGCTCGGGGCTGGGCATCTGGCAGACGCAGGCCCTGTCGCTCCTGATGTACAGCGGTGCGTCGCAGTTCGGACTGGTGGGCGTGCTCAGTGCCGGCGGCTCCGGCGGAACCGCCGGGGTGACCGCGGTGCTGCTCGGCAGTCGGAACCTCTTCTACAGCTTCGGCCTGGCCACGTCGCTGCGCGGCGCGGGCAGACGATGGCTGTTGCCAGCCGCCCACCTGGTCAGCGACGAGAGCGCGGCGATGGCCATGGCCCAAGCCCCCGGAGCCCACCGCCGATTCGCCTTCTGGACAACGGGGCTACTCGTATTCGGCTCGTGGAACCTCGGGACCCTGCTCGGAAGCGTAGCGGGATCGCTGCTCGTCGATCCCGAGGCACTCGGCCTCGACGTGGCGGCCGCCACTGCCTTCCTCGCCCTGGTCGCGCCCCGCCTGCGCGAGGCCGGTAACGCCGTACTCGCTCTGGCCAGCGCCGTGTGCGCCGTTGTGCTCATCCCGGTGCTGCCCTCGGGCCTTCCCGTGGTGGTCACCGCGCTCATCGTGCTGACCGTCGCCGGGCTGCTACCCCGCAGGCTCCCCGACGCCTCGGAACAGCAGTCCGCTCCGCCCACGAAAGAACAGGAGCACAGCCGATGA
- a CDS encoding ATP-grasp domain-containing protein, translating into MVKTVALVDGYSTARHLPEEFHRYGVDVVHVPSSPEIPEILRPSFRPDSYDAELPYAPADETAARLAAYEDVRVIAGAESGVRFADRLCELLGQEWNVSVLSDTRRDKFEMIRALQQAGLPTAEQIKSGSPEEIVAWSRTQRDWPIVVKPPHSSSSEDVYFCHNAADIQAAVTRIVGKVNFLGLRNDTAVAQSFLEGPIYVVNTVSLDGRHLTTDAWCFEFVPGTHERRGGSGITFTDHYLITPDSDVLEPLIEYNERALDAVGIRNGPAHNELKVTRDGPRLVETNARLMGATIESGPFRKVLGDTQPELTAMAMCDPDGFRDRLRRPYRPTRHLKIMWVHFPADGVITDDAGCRRLERLPSFAGYFGAPRVGDAVRPSTDTTGRGGFVYLLHSDADVVEADAARVGEWIDGCALFDVRPESAAVL; encoded by the coding sequence ATGGTGAAGACCGTCGCCCTGGTCGACGGATACTCGACCGCACGGCACCTCCCAGAGGAGTTCCACCGCTACGGCGTGGACGTCGTCCACGTTCCCAGTTCCCCGGAGATACCGGAGATCCTGCGGCCGTCGTTCCGGCCGGACAGCTACGACGCCGAACTCCCGTACGCCCCCGCCGACGAAACCGCGGCCCGGCTCGCCGCCTACGAGGACGTGCGGGTCATCGCCGGAGCCGAATCCGGCGTGCGGTTCGCCGACCGCCTCTGCGAGCTGCTCGGGCAGGAGTGGAACGTCAGCGTGCTGTCCGACACCCGCCGGGACAAGTTCGAGATGATCCGCGCCCTCCAACAGGCTGGCCTGCCCACTGCCGAGCAGATCAAGTCCGGCAGTCCGGAGGAGATCGTGGCGTGGTCCAGGACCCAGCGGGACTGGCCCATTGTGGTCAAGCCTCCGCACTCCTCCAGCTCGGAGGACGTCTACTTCTGCCACAACGCCGCCGATATACAAGCCGCGGTCACCCGGATCGTCGGCAAGGTGAACTTCCTCGGGCTGCGCAATGACACCGCCGTGGCCCAGTCGTTCCTCGAAGGGCCGATCTATGTGGTGAACACCGTCAGCCTGGACGGTCGGCACCTCACCACCGACGCATGGTGCTTCGAGTTCGTCCCCGGTACGCACGAGCGGAGGGGCGGCAGCGGAATCACCTTCACGGACCATTACCTGATCACGCCGGACAGCGATGTGCTGGAACCGCTGATCGAGTACAACGAGCGAGCTCTCGACGCCGTAGGTATCCGCAACGGCCCAGCACACAACGAACTTAAGGTCACCCGGGACGGGCCGAGGCTTGTGGAGACCAACGCCCGGCTGATGGGGGCCACGATCGAGAGCGGACCTTTCCGGAAGGTGCTCGGGGACACGCAGCCCGAGCTCACGGCGATGGCTATGTGCGACCCGGACGGCTTTCGCGATCGCCTCAGGCGGCCGTACCGACCGACCCGCCACCTCAAGATCATGTGGGTCCATTTCCCGGCGGACGGCGTCATCACCGATGACGCAGGCTGTCGGCGCCTCGAACGCTTGCCCTCCTTCGCGGGCTATTTCGGTGCTCCCCGCGTCGGCGACGCCGTGCGCCCCTCCACCGACACCACTGGCCGGGGAGGCTTCGTGTACCTGCTGCACAGCGATGCCGATGTGGTCGAGGCGGACGCCGCCCGTGTCGGCGAGTGGATCGACGGGTGCGCGCTGTTCGACGTGCGACCGGAATCCGCGGCCGTTCTTTGA
- a CDS encoding DMT family transporter has product MINGHNHHARGVAALAGASAFIATSNVVFGAVVQTVPPFVLALLTFTVAAAIFGVANRGPQPSMNGPAWRAVVGLNLASAGVFVLLYTGLEYLEPALASALQTGASPVFGLLLAGLLGRHWSRSRREWVSAATIIVGSVLLGWVSATGNSGFQAPDRFGSLLGLLAVLGSGLCMALLTWFARRLVDLGWSNRNILAHRNYATIVGCGLLSLTVPVDWSAVGEQAWLIVAFGAIGLALPLGLLQVGVRHAAPFVVLAMTNCNPVLTYLIQLFDPRVSPSPYTLAGIAIVFIGVIAAITPSGGNRDSAPEAPAVDTPESAR; this is encoded by the coding sequence GTGATCAACGGACACAACCATCATGCCCGCGGGGTGGCGGCGCTCGCCGGAGCGTCGGCGTTCATCGCGACCAGCAACGTGGTCTTCGGCGCAGTCGTGCAGACCGTACCGCCGTTCGTACTGGCGCTGCTCACGTTCACCGTCGCCGCGGCGATCTTCGGGGTCGCCAACCGTGGCCCGCAACCGTCGATGAACGGCCCGGCATGGCGGGCCGTCGTCGGTCTGAACCTCGCCTCGGCCGGGGTGTTCGTTCTGCTCTACACCGGCTTGGAGTACCTGGAGCCCGCGCTGGCCAGCGCGTTGCAAACGGGGGCGTCGCCGGTCTTCGGGCTCCTGCTGGCCGGGCTGCTCGGCCGCCACTGGAGCCGGAGCCGGCGGGAGTGGGTCAGTGCCGCGACCATCATCGTCGGCAGCGTGCTTCTGGGGTGGGTCTCGGCGACCGGCAACTCCGGCTTCCAGGCGCCGGACCGATTCGGCAGCCTGCTGGGCCTCCTGGCCGTGCTGGGCTCGGGACTGTGCATGGCGTTGCTGACGTGGTTCGCGCGACGGCTGGTCGACCTCGGTTGGTCCAACCGCAACATCCTCGCGCACCGCAATTACGCCACCATCGTCGGCTGCGGGTTGCTGAGCCTCACTGTTCCCGTCGACTGGAGTGCTGTCGGGGAGCAGGCCTGGCTGATCGTCGCGTTCGGTGCCATCGGCCTGGCGCTTCCGCTCGGGCTGCTCCAGGTGGGGGTACGGCACGCGGCCCCCTTCGTCGTGCTGGCGATGACCAACTGCAACCCGGTCCTGACCTACCTCATCCAGTTGTTCGATCCCCGGGTGTCGCCGTCGCCCTACACCCTGGCCGGCATTGCCATTGTCTTCATCGGCGTCATCGCCGCGATCACGCCGTCTGGCGGCAATCGGGACTCCGCTCCCGAGGCCCCTGCGGTGGACACACCGGAATCCGCGCGGTAG
- a CDS encoding MarR family winged helix-turn-helix transcriptional regulator, which yields MDDRERLVALVRSMQRDSMPSLLRVQEDDDLSLIHIALLQVLDRQRELLDRDTDPTVKDLAALIGRSDSRTSRLVDRMVRRGLVERYEDDADRRARRVRLSDGGAAALHRISVARTEAQMALWGHMTRDEQKAVLHSMEIFAKAARRLRDEQRDQPD from the coding sequence ATGGATGATCGCGAGCGCCTGGTCGCCCTGGTCCGTTCGATGCAGCGGGACAGCATGCCAAGCCTGCTGCGCGTGCAGGAAGACGACGACCTGTCGCTCATCCACATCGCGCTACTGCAGGTGCTGGACCGACAACGCGAATTGCTCGACCGGGACACGGACCCGACCGTGAAGGATCTGGCCGCGCTCATCGGCCGTTCGGATTCGCGGACGAGTCGATTAGTGGACCGGATGGTGCGCCGCGGCCTGGTCGAGCGCTACGAGGACGACGCCGACCGCCGCGCCAGGCGGGTGCGGCTCTCCGACGGCGGGGCCGCCGCCCTACACCGGATCAGCGTCGCGCGCACCGAAGCCCAGATGGCGCTGTGGGGCCATATGACCCGAGACGAGCAGAAAGCCGTACTCCATTCCATGGAAATCTTCGCCAAGGCCGCAAGGAGGCTCCGCGATGAACAACGTGACCAGCCTGACTGA
- a CDS encoding class I SAM-dependent methyltransferase, producing the protein MMTTNVDFGELQYGWELAYQHQDTEQPLWQEAAIPVIDDAIELLRSAGARSVVDLGCGDGRNLAALVAAGFSCMGVDIAPTGLAHARTTAQPAFLLRADATDIGLIDNSVDAVTCFDVFGQIQDPSSLVREARRILRPGGTLVVNAFTPEDGTYGEGEEIAPHTFAYKDTLFRYYDEDSVRELFSEWEITSLYRRSWDDPPHGDFRPYPHRHDNWIVLATPR; encoded by the coding sequence ATGATGACGACAAACGTCGACTTCGGCGAGCTGCAGTACGGCTGGGAGCTCGCCTACCAGCACCAGGACACCGAGCAGCCGCTGTGGCAGGAGGCGGCTATTCCGGTCATCGATGACGCGATCGAACTGCTGCGCTCAGCGGGTGCGCGTTCGGTCGTCGACCTCGGATGCGGGGATGGCCGCAATCTCGCCGCACTCGTGGCCGCCGGGTTCAGCTGCATGGGTGTGGACATCGCCCCGACCGGTCTGGCGCACGCACGGACGACCGCGCAGCCGGCGTTCCTGCTGCGGGCCGATGCCACGGATATCGGCCTGATCGATAACTCGGTGGACGCCGTGACCTGCTTCGACGTGTTCGGACAGATCCAGGATCCGAGCAGTCTGGTCCGTGAGGCCCGCAGGATTCTGCGCCCCGGAGGGACACTCGTCGTCAACGCGTTCACCCCCGAGGACGGCACGTATGGCGAAGGCGAAGAAATCGCACCGCACACGTTCGCCTACAAGGACACGCTGTTCCGCTACTACGACGAGGACAGCGTCCGCGAGCTGTTCTCCGAGTGGGAGATCACCTCGCTGTACCGACGGAGCTGGGACGACCCGCCGCACGGCGACTTCCGGCCGTATCCGCACCGGCACGACAACTGGATCGTCCTGGCCACACCGCGCTGA